The proteins below come from a single Miscanthus floridulus cultivar M001 chromosome 1, ASM1932011v1, whole genome shotgun sequence genomic window:
- the LOC136490197 gene encoding uncharacterized protein isoform X3, with translation MEHQQQQQVRRKRNGVLQVQDGSEIWALVENKEAFTRFVDDRFRKLDADGDGRLSVKELQPAVADIGAAIGLPARGSSPQADHIYAEVLNEFTHGKQDSVSKPEFQRVLSDILLGMAAGLKRDPIVILRINGEDLNEFVESRRYEPEAMAIFSQVGYANNATLRQCLLAVLGQLTVDHGMPPASDSWVMENVVEPALQELSANQLDQPVSQEVFFQEFRKFLGIIALRLQQHPVIVAHTENTFDGSGIRRLLSNKFEFDKLLDSVWRHVPKEHKDKTSKEYLRIVLDRIADSASHPPFGAVDQVDAVVNEAFKMAKADDLKAVDEAEFKKLLTEFLGAIMLQLDGNPIAVSTNTVVHEPMSTSSTLLSPTPLSPMVSSPSE, from the exons ATggagcatcagcagcagcagcaggtgaggaggaagaggaacggCGTGCTGCAGGTGCAGGACGGCTCGGAGATCTGGGCTCTCGTGGAGAACAAGGAGGCGTTCACTAGGTTCGTTGACGACCGATTCCGGAAGCTCGACGCTGATGGCGACGGGAGGCTGTCGGTGAAAGAGCTCCAGCCGGCCGTTGCTGACATCGGTGCCGCCATAGGGCTGCCGGCGAGAGGGTCGTCGCCGCAGGCGGACCACATCTATGCGGAG GTCCTAAACGAGTTCACTCACGGGAAGCAAGACTCTGTGAGCAAGCCAGAGTTCCAGCGCGTGCTGTCCGACATACTCCTTGGGATGGCGGCTGGGCTGAAGAGGGACCCGATTGTGATCCTTAGGATAAACGGGGAGGACCTGAATGAGTTCGTTGAGAGTCGGAGGTATGAGCCTGAAGCCATGGCCATATTTTCACAAGTGGGGTATGCCAACAACGCAACGCTGCGCCAGTGCTTGTTGGCCGTTCTTGGACAGCTCACGGTCGACCACGGCATGCCACCAGCTTCTGATTCCTG GGTCATGGAGAATGTCGTGGAGCCTGCGTTGCAAGAACTGTCTGCTAATCAGCTCGATCAGCCTGTTTCCCAGGAAGTCTTCTTCCAAGAATTCAGGAAATTTCTGGGCATCATCGCTCTAAGACTGCAACAGCACCCTGTGATCGTCGCCCATACAGAGAATACCTTTGACGGGAGTGGTATCAGGAGGCTACTGTCGAACAAGTTCGAATTCGACAAG CTGCTGGATTCTGTATGGAGACACGTTCCGAAAGAACACAAAGATAAAACTTCGAAGGAGTACCTCCGGATTGTGCTTGATAGGATTGCCGATTCGGCGAGTCACCCACCTTTTGGAGCCGTTGATCAG GTGGATGCTGTGGTGAACGAAGCATTCAAGATGGCGAAAGCTGATGACCTGAAGGCGGTGGACGAAGCAGAGTTCAAGAAGCTGCTGACAGAGTTTCTTGGGGCCATCATGCTGCAGTTGGACGGCAACCCGATCGCTGTCTCAACCAACACCGTCGTCCATGAGCCCATGTCCACCTCCTCCACCCTGTTGTCACCGACGCCGCTGTCTCCAATGGTGTCCTCACCAAGTGAATAA
- the LOC136490197 gene encoding uncharacterized protein isoform X1, whose product MEHQQQQQVRRKRNGVLQVQDGSEIWALVENKEAFTRFVDDRFRKLDADGDGRLSVKELQPAVADIGAAIGLPARGSSPQADHIYAEVLNEFTHGKQDSVSKPEFQRVLSDILLGMAAGLKRDPIVILRINGEDLNEFVESRRYEPEAMAIFSQVGYANNATLRQCLLAVLGQLTVDHGMPPASDSWPVSQEVFFQEFRKFLGIIALRLQQHPVIVAHTENTFDGSGIRRLLSNKFEFDKLLDSVWRHVPKEHKDKTSKEYLRIVLDRIADSASHPPFGAVDQVDAVVNEAFKMAKADDLKAVDEAEFKKLLTEFLGAIMLQLDGNPIAVSTNTVVHEPMSTSSTLLSPTPLSPMVSSPSE is encoded by the exons ATggagcatcagcagcagcagcaggtgaggaggaagaggaacggCGTGCTGCAGGTGCAGGACGGCTCGGAGATCTGGGCTCTCGTGGAGAACAAGGAGGCGTTCACTAGGTTCGTTGACGACCGATTCCGGAAGCTCGACGCTGATGGCGACGGGAGGCTGTCGGTGAAAGAGCTCCAGCCGGCCGTTGCTGACATCGGTGCCGCCATAGGGCTGCCGGCGAGAGGGTCGTCGCCGCAGGCGGACCACATCTATGCGGAG GTCCTAAACGAGTTCACTCACGGGAAGCAAGACTCTGTGAGCAAGCCAGAGTTCCAGCGCGTGCTGTCCGACATACTCCTTGGGATGGCGGCTGGGCTGAAGAGGGACCCGATTGTGATCCTTAGGATAAACGGGGAGGACCTGAATGAGTTCGTTGAGAGTCGGAGGTATGAGCCTGAAGCCATGGCCATATTTTCACAAGTGGGGTATGCCAACAACGCAACGCTGCGCCAGTGCTTGTTGGCCGTTCTTGGACAGCTCACGGTCGACCACGGCATGCCACCAGCTTCTGATTCCTGG CCTGTTTCCCAGGAAGTCTTCTTCCAAGAATTCAGGAAATTTCTGGGCATCATCGCTCTAAGACTGCAACAGCACCCTGTGATCGTCGCCCATACAGAGAATACCTTTGACGGGAGTGGTATCAGGAGGCTACTGTCGAACAAGTTCGAATTCGACAAG CTGCTGGATTCTGTATGGAGACACGTTCCGAAAGAACACAAAGATAAAACTTCGAAGGAGTACCTCCGGATTGTGCTTGATAGGATTGCCGATTCGGCGAGTCACCCACCTTTTGGAGCCGTTGATCAG GTGGATGCTGTGGTGAACGAAGCATTCAAGATGGCGAAAGCTGATGACCTGAAGGCGGTGGACGAAGCAGAGTTCAAGAAGCTGCTGACAGAGTTTCTTGGGGCCATCATGCTGCAGTTGGACGGCAACCCGATCGCTGTCTCAACCAACACCGTCGTCCATGAGCCCATGTCCACCTCCTCCACCCTGTTGTCACCGACGCCGCTGTCTCCAATGGTGTCCTCACCAAGTGAATAA
- the LOC136490197 gene encoding uncharacterized protein isoform X2, producing MEHQQQQQVRRKRNGVLQVQDGSEIWALVENKEAFTRFVDDRFRKLDADGDGRLSVKELQPAVADIGAAIGLPARGSSPQADHIYAEVLNEFTHGKQDSVSKPEFQRVLSDILLGMAAGLKRDPIVILRINGEDLNEFVESRRYEPEAMAIFSQVGYANNATLRQCLLAVLGQLTVDHGMPPASDSWEVFFQEFRKFLGIIALRLQQHPVIVAHTENTFDGSGIRRLLSNKFEFDKLLDSVWRHVPKEHKDKTSKEYLRIVLDRIADSASHPPFGAVDQVDAVVNEAFKMAKADDLKAVDEAEFKKLLTEFLGAIMLQLDGNPIAVSTNTVVHEPMSTSSTLLSPTPLSPMVSSPSE from the exons ATggagcatcagcagcagcagcaggtgaggaggaagaggaacggCGTGCTGCAGGTGCAGGACGGCTCGGAGATCTGGGCTCTCGTGGAGAACAAGGAGGCGTTCACTAGGTTCGTTGACGACCGATTCCGGAAGCTCGACGCTGATGGCGACGGGAGGCTGTCGGTGAAAGAGCTCCAGCCGGCCGTTGCTGACATCGGTGCCGCCATAGGGCTGCCGGCGAGAGGGTCGTCGCCGCAGGCGGACCACATCTATGCGGAG GTCCTAAACGAGTTCACTCACGGGAAGCAAGACTCTGTGAGCAAGCCAGAGTTCCAGCGCGTGCTGTCCGACATACTCCTTGGGATGGCGGCTGGGCTGAAGAGGGACCCGATTGTGATCCTTAGGATAAACGGGGAGGACCTGAATGAGTTCGTTGAGAGTCGGAGGTATGAGCCTGAAGCCATGGCCATATTTTCACAAGTGGGGTATGCCAACAACGCAACGCTGCGCCAGTGCTTGTTGGCCGTTCTTGGACAGCTCACGGTCGACCACGGCATGCCACCAGCTTCTGATTCCTGG GAAGTCTTCTTCCAAGAATTCAGGAAATTTCTGGGCATCATCGCTCTAAGACTGCAACAGCACCCTGTGATCGTCGCCCATACAGAGAATACCTTTGACGGGAGTGGTATCAGGAGGCTACTGTCGAACAAGTTCGAATTCGACAAG CTGCTGGATTCTGTATGGAGACACGTTCCGAAAGAACACAAAGATAAAACTTCGAAGGAGTACCTCCGGATTGTGCTTGATAGGATTGCCGATTCGGCGAGTCACCCACCTTTTGGAGCCGTTGATCAG GTGGATGCTGTGGTGAACGAAGCATTCAAGATGGCGAAAGCTGATGACCTGAAGGCGGTGGACGAAGCAGAGTTCAAGAAGCTGCTGACAGAGTTTCTTGGGGCCATCATGCTGCAGTTGGACGGCAACCCGATCGCTGTCTCAACCAACACCGTCGTCCATGAGCCCATGTCCACCTCCTCCACCCTGTTGTCACCGACGCCGCTGTCTCCAATGGTGTCCTCACCAAGTGAATAA